A genome region from Mycolicibacterium litorale includes the following:
- a CDS encoding MarR family winged helix-turn-helix transcriptional regulator: protein MHITVPTPRYDHLDELLTRIHIIRQRPEWRRRLLDSVDPVTTVSTLRVLRAVEQCEKSDRGASIGDVADYMAVEHSTASRTVGAVVAAGLLTKSLAPDDQRRCVLMLTEAGRKALAAVTGRRREIVAGVVSDWPDTDVDALVDLLGRLVTDFERGVRA from the coding sequence ATGCATATAACTGTGCCGACCCCTCGCTACGACCATCTCGACGAGCTGCTGACCCGGATCCACATCATCCGGCAGCGGCCCGAATGGCGGCGGCGACTGCTCGACAGCGTCGACCCCGTGACGACCGTGTCGACCCTGCGGGTCCTGCGCGCGGTCGAGCAGTGTGAGAAGAGCGACCGCGGGGCATCCATCGGCGATGTCGCCGACTACATGGCCGTCGAGCATTCCACCGCCAGCCGCACTGTCGGAGCCGTCGTCGCCGCCGGGCTGTTGACCAAGAGCCTCGCCCCCGACGATCAGCGCCGCTGCGTGCTGATGCTGACCGAGGCCGGCCGCAAGGCGCTCGCCGCCGTGACCGGCCGGCGCCGCGAGATCGTCGCCGGCGTGGTCTCCGACTGGCCCGACACCGATGTCGACGCCCTGGTCGATCTGCTCGGCCGGCTCGTCACGGACTTCGAACGCGGAGTGCGGGCATGA
- a CDS encoding MFS transporter, translating into MTAQTTAPPQARGALGLMFDPVFGALFWGKIFSVVAVWTHGIVAAIVMYEATGSALMVGLVGVVQFGPQLILSPTSGKWADTGNPARQILLGRVLCLAGSGLVAGWLAISERQAAMAVLLGTLLVGIGFVVGGPAMQSIVPNLIRDGELSTAMALNSIPMTIGRMIGPVIGAYLAAHLGYAEGFAVSAGLHLIFAVFLLVVRFPAPRPHRDGADYRVRAALKYVWRDKPLFLALLAVTTVGFAADPSITLTPSMADALGGDTRLVGLLSAVFGIGAALSMVVLALLRGRIAAGWVSSIGLWLLGAGCAVLAVGTVTPVALAGFGLAGCGFGWAMTGLSTVVQERAPEELRGRIMALWLVGFLGSRPIAAAALGGAADAVNVYVSFVVAALAVVVVALMCRPSLLAGRLPVHV; encoded by the coding sequence ATGACCGCACAGACCACGGCGCCGCCGCAGGCGCGCGGCGCGCTCGGGCTGATGTTCGACCCGGTGTTCGGCGCGCTGTTCTGGGGCAAGATCTTCTCGGTCGTCGCGGTGTGGACACACGGCATCGTCGCGGCGATCGTCATGTACGAGGCGACGGGCTCGGCGCTGATGGTCGGCCTGGTCGGCGTCGTGCAGTTCGGACCGCAGCTCATCCTCAGTCCGACGAGCGGCAAGTGGGCCGACACGGGCAACCCGGCGCGTCAGATCCTGCTCGGCCGCGTGCTGTGTCTGGCCGGGTCCGGCCTGGTGGCCGGATGGTTGGCGATCTCCGAGCGCCAGGCCGCGATGGCCGTGCTGCTCGGCACGCTGCTGGTCGGCATCGGGTTCGTGGTGGGCGGCCCGGCGATGCAGTCGATCGTGCCGAACCTCATCCGCGACGGCGAGCTGTCGACGGCCATGGCGCTCAACAGCATTCCGATGACCATCGGCCGGATGATCGGTCCGGTGATCGGCGCGTATCTGGCCGCGCATCTCGGATATGCCGAGGGCTTCGCGGTCAGCGCGGGGCTGCATCTGATCTTCGCGGTGTTCCTGCTGGTGGTGCGCTTCCCCGCGCCGCGGCCGCACCGCGACGGCGCCGACTACCGGGTGCGCGCGGCGCTGAAGTACGTATGGCGCGACAAGCCGCTGTTCCTGGCGCTGCTGGCGGTGACGACGGTCGGGTTCGCCGCGGACCCCTCGATCACGTTGACGCCGTCGATGGCCGATGCGCTCGGCGGTGACACCCGGCTGGTGGGTCTGCTCTCGGCGGTGTTCGGGATCGGCGCCGCGCTGAGCATGGTGGTGCTGGCCCTGCTGCGGGGCAGGATCGCGGCGGGATGGGTGTCGTCGATCGGGCTGTGGCTGCTGGGCGCCGGGTGCGCGGTGCTGGCGGTCGGGACGGTGACGCCGGTGGCGCTGGCCGGATTCGGGCTCGCGGGCTGTGGCTTCGGCTGGGCGATGACGGGGCTGAGCACCGTGGTGCAGGAGCGCGCGCCGGAGGAGTTGCGCGGCCGCATCATGGCGCTGTGGCTGGTCGGGTTCCTGGGGTCGCGGCCGATTGCGGCGGCGGCGCTCGGCGGAGCGGCCGACGCGGTCAACGTGTACGTGTCGTTCGTGGTGGCGGCGCTGGCGGTGGTGGTCGTGGCGTTGATGTGCCGGCCCTCGCTGCTGGCGGGGCGGTTACCGGTCCACGTCTAG